A portion of the Acidisoma sp. PAMC 29798 genome contains these proteins:
- a CDS encoding threonine ammonia-lyase, translated as MKITLPTYQDQLAARRRMAGHVVHTPLLRSEMLDRAIGGKVLIKPEPLQHTHSFKLRGAMNAVLSLVENGHTGGIVAFSSGNHAQATSYAASHAGLPATIFMPADAPAIKTRATRAWGATVVPFDRLHDDREALARAEAARTGAALIPPYDDARVIAGQGTLAIELAEDAAALGLKADAMLVPVSGGGMIAGCALAMEEMSPGTQIYAVEPEGRDDMRRSLISGVREVNGPGGSVLCDGLMSPTQGELTFAINRRRVAGGIVVTDEAVLKAMAFAFIHLKLVVEPSGSATLAALLSGAFDGRDRVTAIVLSGGNVDPVIFQQALATL; from the coding sequence GTGAAGATCACTCTGCCGACCTATCAAGACCAGCTTGCCGCGCGCCGCCGCATGGCAGGCCATGTGGTCCACACGCCGCTGCTGCGGAGCGAGATGCTCGACCGCGCCATCGGCGGCAAAGTTCTGATCAAGCCGGAGCCCTTGCAGCACACCCACAGCTTCAAGCTGCGCGGCGCGATGAACGCCGTGCTGTCCCTGGTCGAGAACGGCCATACCGGCGGCATCGTCGCCTTCTCCTCCGGCAACCACGCCCAGGCGACGTCCTATGCCGCGTCGCATGCTGGCTTGCCCGCGACCATCTTCATGCCGGCCGATGCCCCCGCCATCAAAACCCGCGCGACCCGCGCCTGGGGTGCAACGGTGGTGCCTTTCGACCGGCTGCATGACGACCGTGAGGCATTGGCCCGCGCCGAGGCGGCCCGCACGGGCGCGGCGCTTATTCCCCCGTACGACGATGCCCGTGTCATCGCGGGCCAGGGAACGCTGGCGATCGAACTCGCGGAGGACGCCGCAGCCTTAGGCCTGAAGGCGGATGCGATGCTGGTGCCGGTAAGTGGCGGCGGCATGATCGCCGGCTGTGCATTGGCGATGGAAGAGATGTCGCCCGGCACGCAGATCTATGCGGTCGAACCCGAAGGACGGGACGATATGCGGCGGTCGCTGATCTCCGGCGTGCGGGAGGTCAATGGCCCCGGCGGTTCCGTTTTGTGTGACGGGCTGATGTCTCCCACGCAGGGCGAGCTGACTTTCGCGATCAATCGTCGTCGGGTTGCGGGCGGCATCGTGGTGACGGATGAGGCGGTGCTGAAGGCCATGGCCTTCGCCTTCATCCATTTGAAGCTTGTGGTGGAGCCAAGCGGTTCCGCGACCTTGGCGGCGCTGCTGTCCGGCGCTTTCGACGGCCGCGACCGTGTCACGGCGATCGTATTGAGCGGCGGCAATGTCGATCCGGTCATCTTCCAGCAGGCGCTCGCGACGCTGTAA